The genomic stretch CCCGGCATGGGCTGCGGCGCTACACCAGCACCAACTGGAGCAAGACCCGCAACTGGAGCCAGACCGAGTCGACCGCCAACGGCACGAACTGGAGCAACGCGGCCTCGGCCGAGCGCGTCTACGAATACGTGCTGGAGCCGCGCGTCCTGCAGGACCTTCCCGAGTACGCGATGGTGCTCGTCAAGAACGAGGGGCAGGGCTCGGTGGTGCAGGCCGTCGAGGTGGATCCCGCGATCGTCACGCTCCCGCGCGTCTCGATGACACCCCTCGGAAGGCAGGCGCCCCCGGCGCAGTGGGGGACGATCACCGACGCGCCGGACCGGTCGACTCCCGGATTATCAGCTCCGTAGCCAGCTCGACGTGCAGGGCGTCCAGCCGGTGATGGTCGAGCAGCCGGACCAGCAGCCCGACGGCGATGCGGCCCATCTCGGCCAGCGGCTGGCGCACAGTGGTCAGCGGCGGACGGGTGGCCTGGGCCAGGTCGATGTCGTCGAAGCCGGCGATCGACAGGTCTTCGGGCACCCGCAGCCCCAACCGGTCCGCCGCGGCCATCGCCCCGGACGCCACCTTGTCGTTGAAGGCCACCAGCGCGGTCGGCCTGTCCGGTTCGGAAAGCAGCTGGCGCGCCGCCTCGAACCCGAACCGGACGGTCGGCTCGCCGGCGACGACCAGCCCGGGGTCGAGCAGCATCCCGGCGTCGGCCAGGGCCGAGACGTGCCCGGCGCGACGGGCGTTGCCGGCGAGCCAGTTGTCCGGCCCGGCCAGCAACCCGATCCGCCGGTGACCGAGCCCGGTCAGGTGCGCCGTGAGGCTGCGCGAGCCCGCGAAATGTGACGCGGACACCGCGGCGATGTCGCGGGGGACGTCCTCCCGCGGGTCCACGATCACGAACGGGAAGCCCGCCGCCTGCAGGGCGATCAGCTCGTCGCCGGGTTCGGGCGGCAGTACCACGATCGCGCCGCCGATGCCCGGACGGGTGGGCAACGTCGGCAGCACCCGGTTGTGCTGGGCGGCCTCGCCCGCGTTGAGCACGACCTGCCGGCCGTGCAGGTCGAGCGTCTCGGCGATCGACGACACGATGAGTCCGAAGTAGTCGGTCAACACGTACGGGCAGCGCAGGAAGACCGCGCCGGCGCGGGCCGGTCGTCGTCGCGGGCCGCGGCCGCCCAGCTCGCCGATGGCCTGCTGCACCAGCTCACGGGTGGCGGGCGAGACATGCTCCTGGTCGTTGAGCACCCGCGAGACCGTGGCGATCGACACGCCCGCATGGGCCGCGATGGCGCGAACGGTCGGTCCGTGGGTCACCACCGAAGCATAGACATCGACGGATCTGCATTGCTTCGGACGGCCTGATGGAAGCGCCGGCCGAGCCCGCGGTTCGCGCCCGTGACGAGGAAATCCCCGCGCCGGATATGCTGAACCTGACGTTGACGTCAGAGGGAGGTCATGGTGCGCATCGGTGAACTGGCCGAACAGGCCGGCGTGAGCGTGCGGGCGTTGCGCTACTACGAGGAGCAGGGTCTTCTCACCGCCGAACGCAGCTCCAGCGGCCAGCGGCACTACGCCGAGGCGGCCGCCGAGCGGGTGCGGCTCATCCAGATGCTCTACGGCGCCGGGCTGACCAGCCGCACCATCGCCGGCCTGCTGCCCTGCGTCGACGCCCAGGTCAGCACCCCGGAATCGCGTGCCCTCCTGGCCGCCGAGCGGGACCGTATCAACGCCCAGATCACCGAGCTGACCAAGACCCGAGACCGCCTGGACGCCGTGATCGAAGCCTCCACCGCGCCCGAGAACGGCTGCGTCGTCGCTCACGCCCCGCACGGCCTGGCGGCTGCCACCGGGATTTAGCACACGCCAGGACGCCGCGCTGACAATCGGCAAAACGCACCCTTGATGAGCGCTTTCCGACCCAAACCGCAGTTTGTCGGGTTTGGGTCGTTCTAGCGTGAGCGCTAATGACTGAGACAACCACGTCCGGCGTACGGCCGGCGGCCCATGCGGTCGCGGGCCGGTCCGAGCGGTTCCGCCCCGACATCGAGGGCCTGCGAGCCGTGGCTGTCGTTCTCGTCGTGCTCTTCCACGCGGGTGTGCCCGGCCTGGCCGGCGGCTTCATCGGCGTCGACGTCTTCTTCGTCATCTCCGGATTCCTGATCACCTCGCTGATGCTGCGCGAGGTACGCCGCACCGGCCGCCTCTCCCTCGTCGGCTTCTACGCCCGCCGCGCCCGCCGGATCCTCCCGGCGGCGGCGTTGGTGCTGGTCACCACATTGCTGGCCAGCTATCACCGGCTGGGTTTCCTACGCGGCGACGAGATCTCCGAGGACGTGATCTGGTCGGCCCTGTTCGCCGCGAACTTCCGTTTCGCCGCCCAGGGGGTCGACTACCTCGCGGCGCAGGACGCTGTCTCGCCCGTACGGCATTTCTGGTCCCTCGCTGTCGAGGAGCAGTTCTATCTTGTCTGGCCGGCCGCGATCGTCCTGCTGATCTGGCTCGGATTCCGCTGGGCGATCGGATATTGGCTGGCCGCCGCGGTGGCCGTCTCGCTGGCCTTCTCGATCTGGCAGACCGGCACATGGTCGTACTTCTCGCCGCTCACCCGCGCCTGGGAGCTGGGCGCCGGATGTCTGCTGGCCCTGGCCGCGACCCGGCTCGACCGCATCCCCCGCCGCCTCGCCACCGCAATGGCCGGCATCGGGTTGTCGCTCATCGTCATCGCCGCACTCACTTTCGACGAGACAACACCCTTTCCTGGGTACGCCGCCACGTTGCCGGTGGTCGCGACAGTGCTCGTGCTGGCCGGTCGGGGCGACTCGGTGCTCGGCCGCCCGCCCCTGGTCTGGTTGGGCCGGTTGTCGTACTCGTTCTATCTGTGGCACTGGCCGGTGCTGGTGATCGCCGAACAGGCTTACGGGGAAACGCTTCCTGCCGTCACCCGGGTGCTGCTCGTGCTGGGGTCGCTCGGCCTGGCCGTCGTGACGTACTTCGCCGTCGAGGACCCGTTCCGGCGCAGCCGCAGCTTGCGTCGCTCCGACGTGCTGACCCTGTCGATCGCCGCCTGGTTGATCGTCGCGCCGCTCGCCGTCGCACGGTGGAAGACGTCCACCTCGCCCGCCGCCGACCCGGGCCGGAGCGCCGAACATCAACCGCGACTAGGAGCGCCGGCGCATGCCCAGCAGCCTTGAGTTCACCCGTACGTTCCGTCTGGCGCTGCTGGTGGCGCTGCTGTCCGTGCTCGCCGGGTGCACTGTCGCCGTGCCGCCGCCCCCGCGTGTCGAGCCGACGCCACCCGCGCCCCGGATCGCGCTGAGCGAGGTGCTGGCCGCCGTGGCCAAGGCTCCCGCCCGGCGCGAACTGCCCGCCGACCTCACCCCTTCGCTGGCCACCACGGCCGAGGACATCGGCTTCGACAATGAGAAATGCGAGGCCGGGCCCACTGCCGACAGCGTGGAGGCGTGCGTTTTCGGGGACCGGGCCAGTGCCGTCGACGTCGTGCTCTACGGCGACTCGCACGCCGGGATGTGGCTGCCCGCGTTGACCCAGATCGCCGACCGGAGGCATTGGCGACTGTGGTTCTACGGCAAGCCGGGCTGCCCGGCGGTTGCGATGACCATCTGGAACCAGCCCGAGCAGCGCGTCTTCGACGAGTGTTCCCGGTTCCGCGACTTCGTCGAAAGACAGATCACCACCGTACGGCCCGAGCTGGTGATCGTGACCAACGAGAGCTTCTCGCAGAAGCGGGACAACGGGCGGCTGATCACGCCCGGCGAGTGGACGGACGGCCTCACCCGAACCCTGCGTACGGTGGGAAGGTCTGCCGCCGATGTCGTGGTGCTGGGCAACACTCCGGTTCTGGACGAGAGCGCCCCCGAGTGCCTGGCCGCCCACCAGACCAACATCTCGCGCTGCTTCACGACTCGCAAGGCGGCCACCGCCCGTACGTGGAACGAGGCCGACGAGGCAGCGGCCCGGAAAACCGGCTCCGGTTACATCTCGGTGCTGCCGTGGCTGTGCACCGCTATGTGCTCCCCGGTGATCGGCAACGTCACCGTCTATCGCAACCGGTTCCACCTGACCGGCACGTACGCCCGGATGGTGAACGGCGTCCTCGAGGACGAGCTGCTGAAGCGCTTCCCCTCGAACGCCGTTCCCTAGAGCTTTGTCAGCGGCGGCGGCGACGCCGGAGCAGTGTTGCCGCCGCCGCAGCGCCCGCGAGCAAGACCCCTCCGGCGACGGCCAGCGGCATCGGCCGGCGCTCCCGGAGCTTCCCGTCGGCGTCCGTACGGCCGACGAACTGCTCCTTCGTCTCGGCGGCGTGCTCGGCCACCCGGGACGCGGTCTCGGCCGTCGACTGCTTGACGTGCGTCAGGCCCTCGGCCGCCGATCGCGTCTTCTCGGCGGCAGCCTCCTTGAGCTGCGCGGTCTTCTCCGCCGCGGCCTGCTTTTTCTCCGTCACCGCGTTCTTGACCTGGGCCTTCACGTCGGCCTTGGCCGCCAGGGCGGACGCCGTCCCGGCGAGCTCGGCCCGCGTCCCGGCGATGTCCTCGCGAACCTCGTCCTTCGACCTGGTGTCGCTCATGAGCGCCGTCCCTCCTGGAAGGCCGCCTTCACGGCTTCCACGTCACGCTTGCCGCTCTCCATCGCCTCGATCGGCTCCGGCGGCACCGCCCGCTTGACCTGGTTCTTGCCGATCAGCGCCGCGACCCCGGCCGCGGCGAACAGCACCACGGTCACGATCAGCGCGGCCGCCCATACGGGCAGGATCAGGGCCAGCAGTGCCCCGATCGTCACGAACAGCGCGGCCAGCCCGTACAGGGCGATCACGCCCGCCCCGCCCAGCAACCCGGCGCCGGTGCCCGCGCGCTTGCCCTTCTCGACCATCTCCATCCGGGCCAGCGTCAGCTCGTCCCGGACCAGTGTCGTCACCTGCTCGCTCAACTGGTTGACCAGCTGGCCGACCGGCTGTTGCTCGGTATGCGTCGCCATCAGTGAGCTCCCTTCGTCCGACGCTCACTTACCCGTCAGAAGCGGGGATAACCCCAGCTCAACGGCTTATGACCCGATCTCGCTGACCTGAGCGAAGGGGCGGTCGTTGTGCCACGTGGCGTGGATGATGAAGCTGTGGCCGGTCTCGTTGAAGTAGACCGCCAGGTTGTCCGGCGTGTCCTGAACCTTCTGCACCTGCCACCCGTCGGCCGGGGTCGCGGTCACCAGCTGCACCACCGCGTCGGAAGTCACCCGGATGACCGCCTGCCCGCCCTCGACCCGGAAAGACCGCACGTACGTCCGTTTGCCGTCGCCGGCGGTGGTGACCGTCCAGCCGTCCTCGGTGGTGGTCGGTGGGGCGGTGTTCGCGGGCGGCTTCGGCGCGGTGGTGGTCGGGCGCGGCGGTGTGGTCGTGGTTGTCCTGGTCGCCGTGGGCCGGGGCTTGGTGGCCGTACCGGTTCCGGCGCCGGGCGTCGGCGTGGTGCTCGTCGGCGCCGGGGCAGTCGCGCTCGGTAACGGCGCGGGGAAGTCGCCGGCATCGGAGGCGGGCAGCTGCGCCAGCGCCCTGTCCTCCGGCGCGTTGGTGCGCAGCACCGGCAGCAGGGCTACCGAGGCCAGCACGATGCTCGTCGCGGTGGCGGCCAGCCACCCCGCGATCGGCGTCCAGCGGGAAGATCGCACGAGGACATCGTCTCATCTGCCCCTATGGTGTACGCCATGGCGATGATCCTGCTGGTCGAGGACGACCGCATCATCACGGCGGCGCTGTCCCGCGCGCTGACCGACGCCGGTCACGTCGTGCGACCGGTGGGACGGGCCGCCGACGCTCTCAAGATCGTGACGGATGAGCGTCCCGACCTGGTCATCCTCGATCTCGGGCTGCCCGACATCGACGGCACGGACGCGCTGCGGATGATGCGCTCGGTGTCCGACGTGCCGGTCATCGTGGCCACCGCCCGCCGCTCCGAGGCCGACATCATCAGCCTGCTCAGCGCGGGCGCTGACGACTACGTGACCAAACCGTTCTCGGGCGGGCACATCCTGGCCCGCATCTCGGCGGTGCTGCGGCGCTCGCGGGCGGCCACCACCGAGGCGCCGAGCGCGATCACCGTGGGCGACTTGATGATCAACCCGCGTCAACGCCGGGCCGAGCTGCGCGGCGAGCCGCTGCAACTGACCCGCCGCGAGTTCGACGTGCTGGCGTACCTGGCCGAGCGGGTGGGCCAGGTGATCAGCCGGCGCGAGCTGATGAACGAGGTCTGGAACCAGGCCCGCATCGGCGAGGAACAGACCATCGACGTGCACATCTCGTGGCTGCGCCGCAAGCTTGGCGAGACCGCCGCCCAACCCCGGTTCCTGCACACCGTACGCGGGGTCGGGGTCATGATGGTCGATCCGCGATGAGGTGGGCGCTCAACCGGCTGGCCCTCGCCATCACCTCGATGGTCGCGCTCGCCTTCCTCGTGCCGCTGGCCGTGGCGACCCGGCAGATCGCGCACGACCGGGCCGTCAGCGACGCCCGTCAGCAGGCCACCTCGCTGGTCACCGTGCTCGGGGTGGACGCCGACCCGACCCTGCTGACCAACGCCGTGGCCAGCACGACGGCGGGCAGCGAGGGCCGGCTCGCCGTGCACCTGCCCGACTTCGCCGCGATCGGGGTCTCGCACACGACCGCCGCCCAGATCACCATCGCCTCGCAGGATCGCCGTTCGGCCCTTGCCCCCGTCGACGACGGCCTGGTCTACCTGCAGCCGACAGTGCTGACCGACGGCCGTACGGTGATCGTCGAGGTTTTTGTGCCCGACACCGAACTCACCCGTGGGGTGTGGGCGGCCTGGTTCGTGCTCGGCGGCCTGGCGATCGGGCTGGTGGCGGGCTCGATCCTGTTCGCCGACCGGCTCGGCAGCCGGCTCGTCCGCGCCACCCGGGAACTGGCCGGATCGGCCCGGCGGCTCGGGGCGGGCGAGTTGCAGACCCGGGTCGAACCACACGGTCCCCGCGAGCTGCGCGACGCCGCGAACGCCTTCAACACCATGGCCGACGACCTGAGCAGCCTGCTCGAACGCGAACGAGAACTCGCCGCCGACCTGTCCCACCGGCTGCGCACCCCGCTGACCGCGCTGCGGCTGGACGCCGAGGCGATGCCGCCCGGCCCGATCGGCGAGCGGATGCGCCAGGCCTGCGACCTGCTCGACGAGGAACTCGAGGCGATCATCAAGGGGGCGCGGCTGGGGGTGGCGGCCCGCGGCAAGGAACAGACCGACCTGGTCGAGGTGCTGGCCGACCGGCTCGCGTTCTGGTCGGTGCTGGCGGAGGATCAGGAACGGCCGTGGCAGGTGGTGGGCGGCGACGAACCGGTGCTGCTGCCGATCCCGCGCAGCGAGCTGATCGGGGTGGTCGACGCGATGCTCGGCAACGTCTTCTCGCACACCCCCGAGCGGGTCGCGTTCCGGGTCAGCGTCTCACCCGCGGGCCTGCTCGTCGACGACGCCGGCCCGGGCATCGCCGACCCCGCCAAGGCCGTGCAACGCGGGGTCAGCGGGGCCGGATCGACCGGGCTCGGCCTCGACATCGTGCGCCGCGCGGCCGAACAGGCGGGCGGCGAGATGGTGATCGCCCGCAGCCCGCTCGGCGGCGCCCGGGTCGGTTTCCACCTGCCGGCGCCGGCCCGTCCCCGCCGGAGCCGTCGCACGGTTTCATGATTGTTTTCGGGGCCTTTAAGGCTCTGTTATGGAACCTGCCCATAGCGTCCCCGCCGTAACTGCCGCGACGAGACAGTACGGAGTGAGCCGACATGCGCAGGAAGATCGCCTACCCTTTGGTCGCCCTCGGAATGACAGCGGGCGCAACGGTGGGTGTCGTCTCACCCGCCTCGGCCCACGGGTACGTGTCGTCGCCGCCGAGCCGCCAGGCGCTGTGCGCGTCGGGCAAGGTCGCCGACTGCGGCGCGATCCAGTTCGAGCCGCAGAGCGTCGAAGGGCCCAAGGGGCTCAAGTCCTGCGACGGCGGGCTCGCCGGGTTCTCGGTGCTGGGTGACGAGTCGCGCAACTGGCCGGCCACGACGGTCGGCTCCTCGGTGCAGTTCAGCTGGGTGCTCACCGCCCGCCACCGCACCTCGACCTGGGAGTACTACGTCGGCGGGACCAAGGTGGCGACGATCGACGACGGCGGCGCGCAGCCTGCCGCGGTGGTGAACCACACGATCAACCTGAGCAAGTTCCCGGGACGGCAGAAGGTGCTGGCCGTGTGGAACATCGCGGACACGCCGAACGCGTTCTACAACTGCGTCGACCTGAACGTGGGCGGTGGCGGTAACACCCCGGCCGAGCCCACCAAGCCCCCGACCGCTGCTCCGACCAAGGCGCCGACGGTTGCTCCCAAGCCGACCACTCCCCCCGCCGCCCCCGCCGCCCCCGCCGGTGGCTCCTGGGCCGCCGGAACGGCGTACAAGACCGGTGACGTGGTGACCTTCAACGGCGCCAAGTACCAGTGCCGCCAGTCGCACACCGCGCTCAGCAGCTGGGAGCCGTCGATCTACACGCTCGCGCTGTGGCTGCCGCTGTGAAGCGCCGGCTGATCGCCGCCGCCCTGGTCGCTCCGTTCGTCCTCGGGGCCTGCGGGACCGCTCGTGTTGCCGACCCGGACCCGGCAGGCCAAGCAACGGTTGCGGCCGAGGCGGTCGCCGAGATCAAGGCCGGGGACGACTTCAACGACACCGACGTGATGTTCCTGCAGATGATGGTCTTCCACCAGAAACAGGGCCTGCAGATGACCACGACCGCCGTCAAACGGGCCCGGAACCCCGAGCTCAAGGTCCTGGCGCAGGCCATCCAGGCCACCGAGAAGGACGAGCTCGCCATGGTCGAGTCGTGGCTCAAGGGCTGGGGCAAGAAGACCGACGTCGACCAGGCGCCCAGCCTGCACGCCGACCACGGCGGTCTGCCCGGCACCGGAGCGGCCGAGATCAAGGCACTGACCACGGTCAAGGCGGCCTCCTTCGACACCGCGTTCCTCAACCTCTTCCTCGCCCACCAGCACCAGGCGATGGAGATGTCGAAGATCGAGAAGACCGGTGGCAAGAACGAAGAGGCCAAGAAATTCGCCGTACGGGTGCAGCAGTCCCGCCAGGGCGAGATCCAGCAGATGCTCAAGCTGATGAACGGATAAACCGGTCCCAGTTGCCATTCGGTAGCGCGGCTCCGTCGGAGCGAAGGCGCTCCCGGCCACTTCCCGAACAAACAGAGGACGCCGACCGACGGCGTCCTCTGTTTTGGGGGGTGCCGCCGCCTTGGCTCCGATGTTCGCTCCACTCCGAGTGCGCAATTTCCGACTCTGGGCCGCCGCCGACCTGGTGTCGGTCGGAGGCACCTGGATGCAGGTGCTGGGGCTGAACTGGCTCATCCTCTCGGCGACCGGCTCGGCCGCCACCATGGGCATCGTCGTCATGCTGCAGTCCCTGCCCGTGCTGCTGCTGGGCAGCTGGGGCGGCGCCCTGGCCGACCGCCTGCCGGCCCGCCCCATGCTGATCGCGTTCCAGGCGTTGCGGGCCGTTCTCGCCCTGACCCTGCTCCTGCACGGCGGCGTCTGGATGATCTACGCCGTCGCGCTGGCCTCCGGCGTGATCGGCTCGTTCGAGGGCCCCGTACTGGGCCGTTTCGGTTCGGCCCTGGTCCCGAAGGAATCCCTGGGCTCGGCCCTGGCGCTGGGTTCGGTGCTGTCGTCGGCCGGCCGCATCGGAGGCATGGCCCTCGGCGGCGTGCTGGTCGGGCTGACCGGCCCCGGCGTGCTGTTCGGCATCAACGCCGCGTCCTACCTGGCCGTGATCGCCGCCCTGGCCCTCATGCGTACGGGCGAGATGCGCGCCCTGCCCGTCGCGGCCCCCTCGGAACGCGGTGTGGTCGCCGGCCTGCGATACGTCCTGGCCCAGCCCGTGGTCCTGATCGTGCTGACCCTGTCGTTCCTGCTGGGGGCCCTCGGCCGCAACTACCAGGTCTCCATGGCGGCGATGGTGGCCGGCCCGCTGAACGGCACCTCCGGCTCGTACGGCCTGCTCTCCACGGTCTTCGCCATCGGCGCCGTCCTCGGCGGCCTCCTGCTGGCCGGTTCCGGCCGCTCCACCCTGCGGGTCCTACTGGCCACCGGCTTCATCATCAGCGTCCTGCAGTTCACGTCCGGCCTGGCCCCCAACGTCCTCGGCTTCGCCGCCCTGATCCTCCCCATCGCGGCCGGCGCCGTCATCTTCGACACCGTCGTAGCCACCCGCATCCAACTCGACACCCGCGAAGACATGCGCGGCCGCGTCCTGGCCACCCTCGGCCTGGTCTCCTCCCTCTCCGGAATCGTCGGCGCCCCGCTGGTGGGCTGGCTCTGCGACGCCGCCGGCCCCCGCGAAACCTTGCTCCTGGCGGGCGCGGTGACCACCGTGGCAGCCCTCACGGGGGCGGTCGCCCTGGCCCGAGTGAAGGGCCTGGCCCTGCCGACGTTCCGCCGCCCCGTCCCCCAACCCGCCTGACCTGAGTGCCGCCTCCCGATGCCCGGCCGGCTCTCGCCGACCGGGCATCGCCGTGCTGCGACCTGGCGACACGGAAAGCATCAGCCGACCGTCGAACTCGGCTGTCCGAGGGTCCGTACCCGGATGGGATCTTGCGGCATGTTCGTGTTCTTTTCCGCGTCGTCGTCCGTACGGAGGTGTTTCCTGTTCAAAGATGACCACATCGGTCCTGGGAGCGGTGATCGGTGCGCGGCCTGCCGACCAGCCATGCTGGTTAACATGCCGGCTAGGAACCGGTGGGGGAGAGCTGAGGGAACATGTCGACTCAAGATCCGCGTATGGAAAGTGCCTGGAACACGTACCGGAACTTTCTCGACAACGCGCCACCGCATCAGGTCACTCAAGATCTGCGGAATCTGTTCGTCCCAGACGACCTGATCAATGAACTGATCAGGCGGCACGATATCGAGTCGACCAAGTTCGTCAGTTTGAAGGAGCCGCTCAGCGTCGGGCGGGAGAATGCCGTCAAGTGGTACGCGGGTCCGCGCAGCGACGACAAGAACTGGCCCGCATATCGATCCCACCTGCAGAAAAGCCTCGACAACGACGCCATCAAAAAGATCAACGATGCCTCGGACAAGGTCGTGGCGATGCTCGACCACCCGGCGACGGCGAAGTTCAACTCGCGTGGTTTGGTCGTCGGTCATGTCCAGTCCGGAAAGACCAGCAATTTCACCGCGGTGATCGCCAAGGCTGCTGACCGCGGCTACCGGATGTTCATCGTGCTTTCCGGTGTGCACAACGCTCTCCGTCGGCAGACGCAGGCACGCCTCATTCGGGACATAGTCAATCTGAACCCGCCGTTGTGGCACCAGATCACGAAGCTCGAGCACGACTTCATGCCGTTGCCGAACCCGGCCGCGCTGCTGACCGCCAAGGATCAACATCTCCTCCTGGTGGTCAAGAAGAACGCCGTTGTGCTGCGCAAGCTCAAGAAGTGGTTGAGAAGCGCGCAGGCTCACCTGCATAACTGCCCCGCACTCCTGATCGACGACGAGGCGGATCAGGCCACGATCGCGACCCAGAGCATCAACCCGTTGATCAACGGAGTTATTAACAGCCTTCCTCGGGTCTGCTACGTCGGATACACGGCTACGCCGTTCGCGAATCTGCTCGCCGACCCGGTCAAGGACGACTCGTTCTATCCTCGCGACTTCATCCTCAGCCTGCCACGGAGCGAGGACTATCAAGGTCCCGAGAAGCTTTTCGGCCGTGCGGCGCTCGACGGTGAGGACCCGGCAACAGCGCCGGGTGGCCTCGACATGATCCGTAACATCCCGGACGACGAGGTCGTTGAGCTGCGACCGGCGTCGCGGGGGGACGCGGCGTCGTTCGAACCGGCCATTACGCCGTCGTTGCGGCGAGCCGTGCTGTGGTTCTGGCTGGCAACGGCCGCGCGGAGGGTGCGGTCCGGCAAGACCGATCACTCCTCCATGCTGATCCACGCGCATTCCGACACGAGAGTGCACGACTCCTATGGGCCGCCGCTCCACCGCTTCCGCCGTGAGGTGCTGGCTGATTTGGCCGAACCGGACTCACGCTTTCTGGCCGAGATGCGTGACCTCTGGGCCGCGGAATCCGAGCGGGTTCGAGCCGTCGAGATGGGCGAGAAGCCGCTCGTGATCGACGACGTCCTGGACGTCGTCCTGGACGTCGTCGACGCCACCAAAATCATCATGGACCACTACCGGAGCACGGACCGGCTGGACTACGAGTCCGAGCCCAAGCCGGTGATCGCGGTCGGCGGCAACACTCTGTCGCGTGGCCTGACCCTGGAAGGCCTGGTGGTCAGCGTCTTCGTCCGGTCCTCGGACGTCTACGACACCCTGCTGCAAATGGGCCGGTGGTTCGGCTACCGACCCGGCTACACCGACCTGCCCCGCATCTACATGCCGGCCGAGATGCGTCGGTGGTTCGCTCATCTGGCGACGGTCGAGGCAGAAATGCGGATCGAGATCGATCGACTGCTCGAGGAGCACAAGACCCCGATGGAGTTAGCAGTCCGGATCCGGTGCCATCCGAAGATGCGCGTCACTGCGCCGAGCAAGGAGAAAGCAGCGGTCCGAGCGGCTGCCGCGTACGGCGGCGCGCTGGTGGAGAGTCGGTACTTCCCGACCGTTCCGGCCGAGACAGCCAAGAGTTGGCTCGACGAGAACTCAAAGGCCGTCCAGGCCCTGCTCAGCGCATCGGTCGAACACGGTCGCTACGTGAGAGTGGACGACGGAAAGTCGCTCTGGCGGGA from Paractinoplanes brasiliensis encodes the following:
- a CDS encoding MFS transporter encodes the protein MRNFRLWAAADLVSVGGTWMQVLGLNWLILSATGSAATMGIVVMLQSLPVLLLGSWGGALADRLPARPMLIAFQALRAVLALTLLLHGGVWMIYAVALASGVIGSFEGPVLGRFGSALVPKESLGSALALGSVLSSAGRIGGMALGGVLVGLTGPGVLFGINAASYLAVIAALALMRTGEMRALPVAAPSERGVVAGLRYVLAQPVVLIVLTLSFLLGALGRNYQVSMAAMVAGPLNGTSGSYGLLSTVFAIGAVLGGLLLAGSGRSTLRVLLATGFIISVLQFTSGLAPNVLGFAALILPIAAGAVIFDTVVATRIQLDTREDMRGRVLATLGLVSSLSGIVGAPLVGWLCDAAGPRETLLLAGAVTTVAALTGAVALARVKGLALPTFRRPVPQPA
- a CDS encoding Z1 domain-containing protein, translating into MESAWNTYRNFLDNAPPHQVTQDLRNLFVPDDLINELIRRHDIESTKFVSLKEPLSVGRENAVKWYAGPRSDDKNWPAYRSHLQKSLDNDAIKKINDASDKVVAMLDHPATAKFNSRGLVVGHVQSGKTSNFTAVIAKAADRGYRMFIVLSGVHNALRRQTQARLIRDIVNLNPPLWHQITKLEHDFMPLPNPAALLTAKDQHLLLVVKKNAVVLRKLKKWLRSAQAHLHNCPALLIDDEADQATIATQSINPLINGVINSLPRVCYVGYTATPFANLLADPVKDDSFYPRDFILSLPRSEDYQGPEKLFGRAALDGEDPATAPGGLDMIRNIPDDEVVELRPASRGDAASFEPAITPSLRRAVLWFWLATAARRVRSGKTDHSSMLIHAHSDTRVHDSYGPPLHRFRREVLADLAEPDSRFLAEMRDLWAAESERVRAVEMGEKPLVIDDVLDVVLDVVDATKIIMDHYRSTDRLDYESEPKPVIAVGGNTLSRGLTLEGLVVSVFVRSSDVYDTLLQMGRWFGYRPGYTDLPRIYMPAEMRRWFAHLATVEAEMRIEIDRLLEEHKTPMELAVRIRCHPKMRVTAPSKEKAAVRAAAAYGGALVESRYFPTVPAETAKSWLDENSKAVQALLSASVEHGRYVRVDDGKSLWREVPTEEIVAFVDTYRFHAMSTDAPGKLMSAYIRKRRDNGGLYSWNVAVVGNRPRDVGKTVNLPDGRKVGLVMRTRTAASRGDDIADIRTLTGPRDEGLDLALDPNESVNRTKLKRERSKQQPERGLVLLYPIDAKSTPAPVQQRTAEGVSKPARQQDRAPLAAPGEVVWGVALVFPDPSKGQDVLVEYDYVAADLSKVFPTATDEEPEDVSVFEQDLDSVEAEPAP
- a CDS encoding DUF305 domain-containing protein; the encoded protein is MAAAVKRRLIAAALVAPFVLGACGTARVADPDPAGQATVAAEAVAEIKAGDDFNDTDVMFLQMMVFHQKQGLQMTTTAVKRARNPELKVLAQAIQATEKDELAMVESWLKGWGKKTDVDQAPSLHADHGGLPGTGAAEIKALTTVKAASFDTAFLNLFLAHQHQAMEMSKIEKTGGKNEEAKKFAVRVQQSRQGEIQQMLKLMNG